In one Roseburia intestinalis L1-82 genomic region, the following are encoded:
- a CDS encoding RelA/SpoT family protein, whose protein sequence is MADFSSESLDLQKKVKEEDDNIKPMKEFESPEKLYDELIASVRKYHPSTDISLIEKAYHVARDAHEGQARKSGEPYIIHPLCVAIILAELELDKETIVAGLLHDVVEDTVMTDEQIAQEFGDEVALLVDGVTKLGQLSYDADKVEVQAENLRKMFLAMAKDIRVILIKLADRLHNMRTLKYMTPEKQKEKARETMDIYAPIAQRLGISKIKIELDDLSLKYLEPDAYYDLVHQIAQRKSVRDEYVQKLVEEVRQHIKDAGIPAQVDGRAKHFFSIYKKMVNQHKTLDQIYDLFAIRIIVDSVKDCYAALGVIHEMYKPIPGRFKDYIAMPKPNMYQSLHTTLIGPTGQPFEIQIRTFEMHRTAEYGIAAHWKYKEASNNGGVSQPMTVTEEEKLSWLRQILEWQRDMSDNKEFMSLLKRDLDLFSDTVFCFTPTGDVKNLPTGSTPIDFAYSIHSAVGNKMIGAKVNGKLVPIDYIIQNGDRVEVITSQNSKGPSRDWLNIVKSTQAKNKINQWFRSELKEENITHGKELLIASAKSKGINFPDINKPEYQEKILRKYGFHDWNSCLATIGHGGLKEGQIVNRMYEEYKKDHLACITDDEVLETIAENKDKVVQKHSKSGIIVKGLYDVAVHFSKCCSPVPGDEIVGFVTRGRGVSIHRTDCINIINLSDMERERLIDAEWQHDEESGSSGLYRAEIKIYGNNRTGLLVDITKIFTEREIDIDSIHSKTSKQGIATIDVSFSTKGREELTSVVERLRQIESIIDIERTTG, encoded by the coding sequence ATGGCGGATTTTTCATCAGAATCACTGGATCTGCAAAAAAAAGTAAAAGAAGAGGACGATAACATCAAGCCGATGAAAGAGTTTGAGAGTCCGGAAAAACTATATGACGAACTGATCGCCAGCGTGCGAAAGTATCATCCATCGACAGATATATCGCTGATCGAGAAAGCATATCATGTTGCGAGGGATGCACATGAGGGACAGGCAAGAAAGTCCGGCGAGCCATATATCATCCATCCATTGTGTGTTGCGATTATTTTAGCAGAGTTAGAGCTGGATAAGGAGACGATCGTTGCAGGACTTTTACATGATGTTGTGGAAGATACTGTTATGACGGATGAACAGATTGCACAGGAGTTTGGAGATGAGGTTGCTCTTCTGGTAGATGGTGTTACCAAATTAGGACAGCTCTCTTATGATGCGGATAAAGTGGAGGTTCAGGCAGAGAATCTTCGTAAGATGTTCCTTGCAATGGCAAAGGATATCCGTGTTATCCTGATCAAGCTTGCGGATCGTCTTCACAATATGCGTACGCTCAAATACATGACACCTGAGAAGCAGAAGGAAAAAGCGCGTGAAACGATGGATATTTACGCACCAATCGCACAGCGTCTTGGTATTTCCAAGATCAAGATCGAGCTGGACGATCTCTCACTCAAATATTTAGAGCCGGATGCCTATTATGATCTGGTACATCAGATCGCACAGCGCAAGAGTGTCAGGGACGAATATGTACAGAAACTGGTGGAAGAAGTGCGTCAGCACATCAAAGATGCAGGAATTCCTGCACAGGTTGACGGACGTGCAAAACATTTCTTCAGTATTTACAAAAAAATGGTCAATCAGCACAAGACATTAGACCAGATTTATGATCTGTTTGCCATCCGCATCATCGTGGATTCCGTCAAGGACTGTTATGCAGCACTCGGTGTGATTCATGAGATGTATAAGCCGATTCCGGGACGGTTTAAAGACTACATTGCGATGCCTAAGCCGAACATGTACCAGTCACTCCATACGACTCTGATCGGACCGACCGGTCAGCCGTTTGAGATACAGATCCGTACCTTTGAGATGCATCGTACGGCTGAATATGGTATCGCTGCCCATTGGAAGTACAAAGAGGCAAGTAACAATGGCGGTGTGTCACAGCCAATGACCGTTACCGAAGAGGAAAAGCTGAGCTGGCTCCGTCAGATCTTAGAGTGGCAGCGCGACATGTCAGATAATAAAGAGTTCATGAGCCTGCTAAAGAGAGATCTTGACCTGTTTTCCGATACGGTATTCTGTTTTACACCGACCGGAGATGTCAAGAATCTTCCGACCGGTTCCACGCCGATCGACTTTGCTTACAGTATTCATTCCGCGGTCGGCAATAAGATGATCGGTGCAAAAGTCAACGGAAAACTGGTTCCAATCGACTACATCATCCAGAACGGTGACCGTGTGGAAGTAATCACTTCCCAGAATTCAAAGGGACCGAGCCGTGACTGGTTAAATATTGTAAAAAGCACCCAGGCGAAAAATAAGATCAATCAGTGGTTCCGCAGTGAGTTAAAAGAAGAAAATATTACACACGGCAAGGAACTTTTGATCGCATCGGCAAAATCCAAGGGAATCAATTTCCCGGATATCAATAAGCCGGAATATCAGGAGAAAATTTTAAGAAAATATGGTTTCCATGACTGGAATTCCTGCCTTGCAACGATCGGACATGGTGGTTTAAAAGAAGGTCAGATCGTAAACCGCATGTATGAGGAATACAAAAAAGACCATCTTGCGTGTATCACGGATGATGAAGTGCTTGAGACCATTGCCGAGAATAAAGATAAGGTCGTACAGAAACATTCCAAGAGCGGTATCATTGTAAAAGGACTTTATGATGTGGCAGTGCATTTTTCAAAGTGCTGCAGTCCGGTACCGGGAGACGAGATCGTTGGATTTGTAACCAGAGGCCGAGGTGTTTCCATCCATAGAACAGACTGTATCAACATTATCAATCTGTCTGATATGGAGCGTGAGCGTCTGATCGATGCCGAGTGGCAGCATGATGAAGAGTCCGGCAGCAGTGGCCTGTACCGTGCAGAGATCAAGATCTACGGCAATAACCGAACCGGTCTTCTCGTGGATATCACAAAGATATTTACAGAGCGTGAGATCGATATTGATTCGATTCACTCCAAAACAAGCAAGCAGGGAATTGCAACAATCGATGTATCTTTCAGCACGAAGGGCAGGGAAGAACTTACAAGCGTTGTGGAGAGACTGCGGCAGATCGAGAGTATCATTGATATAGAGAGAACGACGGGCTAA
- a CDS encoding dihydroorotate dehydrogenase, giving the protein MNMKVDLCGVTLNNPVMTASGTFGAGEEYSEFVDLNRLGAVVTKGVANVPWEGNPTPRVAEVYGGMLNAIGLQNPGIDLFIERDIPFLKKYDTRIVVNVCGHTTSEYIEVVDRLADQPVDLLEINISCPNVKEGGIAFGQNPKMVEDITREIKAHAKQPVIMKLSPNVTDITEMARAAEAGGADGLSLINTLTGMKIDIHRRTFALANRTGGMSGPAVHPVAVRMVYQTAQAVNIPIVGMGGIMNADDAIEMILAGATAVSVGTANFTNPQVTMEIVDGIRDYMERYQVKDIKELVGAVHDR; this is encoded by the coding sequence ATGAACATGAAAGTAGATTTATGTGGAGTGACATTAAATAATCCGGTCATGACTGCGTCCGGAACGTTTGGCGCCGGGGAAGAATATTCGGAGTTTGTGGATTTAAACCGTCTTGGTGCTGTTGTGACAAAGGGTGTTGCCAATGTACCGTGGGAAGGAAATCCGACACCGCGTGTGGCTGAGGTATACGGGGGCATGTTAAATGCGATCGGACTTCAGAATCCGGGTATTGATCTTTTCATTGAGCGCGATATTCCTTTCTTAAAGAAATATGATACCAGAATTGTGGTCAATGTATGTGGACATACAACGTCGGAATACATAGAAGTTGTGGACAGACTTGCAGACCAGCCGGTCGATCTTTTAGAGATCAATATTTCCTGTCCGAATGTAAAAGAGGGCGGAATTGCCTTTGGACAGAATCCAAAGATGGTTGAAGATATCACAAGAGAGATCAAGGCGCATGCAAAACAGCCTGTCATCATGAAACTTTCACCGAATGTAACAGACATCACGGAGATGGCGCGTGCGGCAGAAGCCGGCGGTGCGGACGGTTTATCGTTGATCAACACGCTGACAGGAATGAAGATCGATATCCACAGACGCACGTTTGCACTGGCAAACAGAACGGGCGGCATGTCAGGTCCTGCCGTGCATCCGGTTGCAGTGCGCATGGTATATCAGACCGCACAGGCGGTAAATATCCCGATCGTTGGTATGGGCGGGATCATGAATGCAGATGATGCGATCGAGATGATCCTTGCGGGAGCAACGGCAGTGTCTGTCGGAACAGCAAACTTTACCAATCCACAGGTAACCATGGAGATTGTTGACGGAATCCGCGATTATATGGAGCGTTATCAGGTAAAAGATATCAAAGAACTCGTAGGCGCAGTACACGATAGATAA
- a CDS encoding GNAT family N-acetyltransferase has translation MPELRFIIADRLPERELDYLKQNIRPEPDLKLVVTGKNNANRRAEFSLFPPEESVLISTDGHIISNMDQLGMATLGYIGPGGAENESTGEVPDDVITEIGSQNVNCNDSTDEVTEGIEEQGMQAAVMLIEGLEEVDETFLLRAYERKHGIPWTIVTTERCIVREITLDDLDGLFALYAGEGMTEYLDPLYEYEKEKEYQRSYINYMYRLYGYGMWVVIEKATGKLIGRVGIENREACDGEPELGYMIDVSYQRKGYATEVCLAVIGYAWNFLEFDKLNCLIQKENKASECLAEKLGFMFREEMDLDGKCMKRYTISKSGA, from the coding sequence ATGCCGGAATTAAGATTTATAATAGCAGACAGACTCCCGGAGCGGGAACTGGATTATTTAAAACAGAATATCAGACCGGAACCGGATCTGAAACTGGTGGTAACAGGGAAAAATAATGCCAATCGCAGAGCAGAGTTTTCTCTGTTCCCGCCAGAAGAAAGTGTGCTCATCTCTACAGATGGGCACATTATTTCTAATATGGATCAGCTTGGAATGGCAACGCTGGGATATATCGGACCGGGCGGAGCAGAGAATGAGAGCACAGGAGAAGTACCGGACGATGTGATTACAGAAATTGGTAGTCAGAACGTGAATTGTAATGACAGCACAGATGAAGTGACGGAGGGAATCGAAGAACAGGGAATGCAGGCTGCGGTTATGTTAATCGAAGGTCTTGAGGAAGTGGATGAAACGTTTCTGCTTCGTGCGTATGAACGTAAACATGGTATTCCGTGGACGATCGTCACGACAGAACGCTGCATCGTGCGGGAGATCACGCTGGATGATTTAGACGGCCTGTTTGCACTGTATGCCGGGGAGGGAATGACGGAATATTTAGACCCGCTGTATGAATACGAAAAGGAAAAAGAGTATCAGCGGTCGTATATTAACTATATGTACCGCCTTTATGGGTACGGCATGTGGGTCGTGATCGAAAAGGCGACGGGAAAACTGATCGGGCGGGTCGGGATCGAGAATCGTGAGGCGTGTGACGGTGAGCCGGAACTTGGATATATGATCGACGTATCGTATCAGAGAAAAGGATATGCAACAGAGGTCTGTCTTGCTGTGATCGGTTACGCATGGAATTTTCTTGAATTCGATAAATTAAACTGTCTGATCCAGAAAGAAAATAAAGCATCGGAATGTCTGGCAGAAAAACTGGGATTTATGTTCCGGGAGGAAATGGATCTGGACGGAAAATGCATGAAACGCTATACCATAAGCAAAAGCGGGGCATGA
- a CDS encoding MBL fold metallo-hydrolase: MAPLKVEQYVVGPVQTNCYFAINDDTKEVLVIDPGASADQLAKKIRQEKLIPIAILLTHGHFDHAGGAEELAKHFDIKIYAEEHEKETLDTPSLNLSGWEGVQKTYHADVFLKNEQEIDLAGFHIRVFHTPGHTVGGCCYYFPYQNVVFSGDTLFCTSVGRTDFPKGSAAQIIRSIKEKLLPLPDETTVYTGHNDITTIGTERMYNPYL, translated from the coding sequence ATGGCACCACTGAAAGTAGAACAATATGTAGTTGGTCCGGTACAGACAAACTGTTATTTTGCGATCAACGATGACACAAAAGAAGTACTGGTTATCGATCCGGGGGCAAGTGCAGATCAACTTGCCAAGAAGATTCGTCAGGAAAAGCTGATACCGATCGCAATTTTGCTGACACATGGACATTTTGACCATGCGGGTGGAGCGGAGGAACTTGCAAAACATTTTGATATCAAAATATATGCCGAGGAGCATGAAAAAGAGACCTTAGATACGCCGTCTCTCAATTTAAGCGGCTGGGAAGGTGTACAAAAGACCTATCATGCGGATGTATTTTTGAAGAATGAGCAGGAGATCGACCTTGCCGGTTTTCATATCCGTGTATTCCATACACCGGGACATACGGTGGGTGGCTGCTGCTATTATTTCCCGTATCAGAATGTAGTTTTTTCCGGGGACACCCTCTTTTGCACATCGGTGGGACGCACCGATTTTCCAAAGGGCAGTGCAGCACAGATCATCCGCTCCATTAAGGAGAAACTTCTGCCGCTTCCGGATGAAACGACCGTGTACACCGGACACAATGATATTACAACGATTGGGACAGAGCGGATGTATAATCCGTATCTGTAA
- a CDS encoding DUF5722 domain-containing protein — MKILKKIICICLVAILAAGLFPGAQTEVYAAGKPVQLVSCKVNSVGSKVTVKAKVAGIQKGMGKKLYLFSVDANVKENAKLAGKPVASANFKKGTVTFSVKYKSSMLCQKFVAAYKKGKKYIAVSGAQYITNPEALASYTGTGVKTTSKKGLQPDWADHTSVKKLRTQHVVLNWSIEEILNKDCGNKEVYKYRGKKYTFDRDRVNWLQDQVRQYIDDGSKVYVILLLGKDAKGQAGKMSYGGGKIFSSIKTTSAAGCRTWEAFMSYMAEKFGNEQHLVSGWILGNEVDSPYDWNYAGGKSLSAYMDDYARAFRIAYNATKSVSSHSKVYISLDYNWNQDVDGGGNSFFSTKNTLDTFYSKLKAQGKICPNIAYHAYSQGLVEPKFWDDSLAGSGVDSRIITMKNISVLTEYVKKKIGKDATIMLAEQAFNSTQGEELQAATYAYAYYISEGNKMIESFIYARDTEPQSDVDQGFYWGLRDINGRERKIYNTFKVIDSKESLDKTKNLLSYTDLSSWTQIPGIKKSTFKNNRSIKNKWPLVQSTSLYVCLADDNWQRETTYVYDGKKHKPAVTVKRNYTGKTVPKKNYSVKYLTDCRSIGVHRIQIKLKGDFRGTIIREFTIAPQNAMLNDLVMTSNSATVSWNVPKKTKEQITGYMIQYTDGEGGFYSTPEKDIHLIKIKNSNKLKYTIKGLTKGKRYFVRITTYKTVMVDGKPKDIIAGWGYDDIKYDYATDPVVPEPDTEEDTLE, encoded by the coding sequence ATGAAAATATTAAAAAAAATCATTTGTATCTGTCTCGTTGCAATCCTGGCAGCAGGGCTTTTTCCCGGTGCACAGACAGAGGTTTATGCAGCTGGAAAACCGGTACAGTTAGTATCCTGTAAAGTAAATTCAGTTGGAAGCAAGGTAACGGTAAAAGCAAAAGTTGCCGGAATACAGAAAGGAATGGGAAAAAAACTTTACCTGTTTTCGGTAGATGCCAATGTGAAAGAAAATGCAAAACTTGCCGGAAAACCGGTGGCTTCCGCTAACTTTAAAAAAGGTACTGTCACATTTTCTGTAAAATATAAGAGCAGCATGCTTTGCCAGAAATTTGTGGCTGCATACAAAAAAGGAAAAAAATATATAGCAGTCAGTGGTGCACAGTATATTACAAATCCGGAGGCACTGGCATCCTACACCGGTACCGGTGTTAAGACAACGTCTAAAAAAGGACTGCAGCCGGACTGGGCAGATCACACGTCGGTAAAGAAACTCCGTACGCAGCATGTTGTCTTAAACTGGTCGATCGAAGAAATTTTAAATAAAGACTGCGGAAATAAAGAGGTGTATAAATACCGCGGGAAAAAATATACATTTGACAGGGATCGTGTAAACTGGCTGCAGGATCAGGTGCGTCAGTATATTGACGATGGATCCAAAGTATATGTGATCCTGCTTCTTGGCAAAGACGCAAAAGGCCAGGCGGGCAAAATGAGTTATGGCGGTGGAAAAATATTCTCTTCCATTAAGACAACATCAGCAGCAGGATGCCGTACCTGGGAAGCATTTATGAGTTACATGGCAGAGAAATTTGGCAATGAACAGCATTTGGTGTCCGGATGGATCTTAGGAAATGAGGTTGACAGTCCTTATGACTGGAACTATGCGGGCGGAAAAAGCTTAAGTGCGTATATGGATGATTATGCGCGGGCATTCCGCATTGCATATAATGCTACAAAGAGTGTCAGCAGCCATTCAAAGGTATATATCAGCCTTGATTATAACTGGAATCAGGATGTCGATGGAGGCGGGAACAGCTTTTTCTCGACGAAGAATACACTGGACACATTTTATTCGAAACTGAAAGCGCAGGGTAAGATCTGTCCAAACATTGCATATCATGCATATTCACAGGGTCTTGTGGAGCCAAAATTCTGGGATGACTCTTTAGCAGGCAGTGGTGTGGATTCCAGGATCATTACCATGAAAAATATTTCTGTCCTGACGGAATATGTAAAAAAGAAGATCGGCAAAGATGCAACGATCATGCTTGCAGAGCAGGCGTTCAATTCGACACAGGGAGAAGAACTGCAGGCAGCAACATATGCGTATGCTTACTATATCAGCGAAGGCAATAAGATGATCGAATCCTTTATCTATGCGAGAGATACCGAACCGCAGTCGGATGTGGATCAGGGCTTTTACTGGGGACTTCGCGATATCAATGGCAGAGAGCGTAAAATATATAATACATTTAAAGTGATCGATTCAAAGGAGTCTTTGGATAAGACGAAGAATCTTCTCTCCTATACAGACTTAAGTTCATGGACACAGATTCCTGGAATTAAAAAGTCTACTTTTAAAAATAACCGTTCCATCAAAAACAAATGGCCGCTAGTACAGTCAACCAGCCTGTATGTGTGTCTTGCGGATGATAACTGGCAGAGAGAGACAACTTATGTCTACGACGGAAAGAAACATAAACCTGCAGTAACGGTAAAACGTAATTATACCGGAAAGACGGTTCCGAAAAAGAATTATTCCGTAAAATATCTGACAGACTGCAGGAGTATCGGAGTGCATCGTATTCAGATTAAATTAAAAGGTGATTTCCGCGGAACGATCATCCGGGAGTTTACGATCGCACCGCAGAATGCAATGCTGAATGATCTGGTGATGACGTCAAATTCTGCTACGGTAAGCTGGAATGTACCAAAGAAGACCAAAGAGCAGATTACCGGTTATATGATCCAGTATACGGATGGAGAAGGTGGTTTTTATTCGACACCGGAAAAAGATATCCATCTGATCAAGATCAAAAACAGCAATAAATTAAAATATACGATCAAGGGACTTACCAAGGGCAAACGCTATTTTGTAAGAATAACGACCTATAAAACAGTTATGGTAGATGGCAAACCAAAAGATATCATTGCCGGATGGGGATATGATGATATCAAATATGATTATGCCACAGATCCGGTCGTGCCGGAACCGGATACAGAAGAGGATACCTTAGAATAA
- the hemZ gene encoding coproporphyrinogen dehydrogenase HemZ, giving the protein MIEVLLNKLEFEYDIHSLIKAFFPEQYVGVSAEKKEYDEKIDIRMQVNYGEDTIQITWQEIVHANEDAQANEKPGQEEVKEIPGETIQVDFSDRVRTKNQLKQMLYRMLCDYTKRTLPWGNLTGIRPTKIPMKLLEEGKSREEIYRYMKDTYLASDEKIELATDIAERENAILKKIDYDNGYSLYIGIPFCPTTCLYCSFTSYPLVSWKNRVDAYLDALEKEIDYTAAKFYHKHLNSIYIGGGTPTTLEPYQLDRLIRKIKCSFDLSDCLEFTVEAGRPDSITREKLEVLHKWGITRISINPQTMQQRTLDLIGRRHSVEQTVESFKIARELGFDDINMDLIMGLPEESLEDVRDTLEQIMQLKPDNLTVHSLALKRAARLNMFKEDYKDYKMVNTQEHMDLTASYAKKMDLFPYYLYRQKGMAGNLENVGYAKEGKAGVYNILIMEEKQTIVACGAGASTKRVWTEPNPDGTHRIERCENVKDVGQYIERIDEMIERKQKLFAEE; this is encoded by the coding sequence ATGATAGAAGTTTTATTAAATAAACTGGAATTTGAATATGATATTCATTCTCTGATCAAGGCATTTTTCCCGGAACAGTATGTGGGTGTGTCGGCAGAAAAAAAAGAATATGATGAAAAAATCGATATCCGCATGCAGGTAAACTACGGGGAAGATACGATTCAGATCACATGGCAGGAGATCGTGCATGCAAATGAGGATGCGCAGGCAAATGAAAAACCGGGTCAGGAAGAAGTAAAAGAGATACCGGGTGAGACAATTCAGGTAGATTTTTCGGATCGCGTGCGGACGAAAAATCAGCTGAAGCAGATGCTGTACCGTATGCTCTGTGATTATACGAAACGAACACTTCCATGGGGAAACCTGACCGGAATCCGTCCAACGAAGATTCCTATGAAATTGCTGGAGGAAGGAAAAAGCCGGGAGGAGATCTACCGGTATATGAAGGATACCTATTTGGCTTCCGATGAGAAGATTGAACTTGCAACCGATATTGCAGAACGAGAAAATGCGATCTTAAAGAAAATTGATTATGACAACGGATACAGTCTTTATATCGGAATCCCGTTCTGTCCGACGACCTGCCTGTACTGCTCGTTTACATCATATCCGCTTGTAAGCTGGAAGAACCGTGTGGATGCTTATTTAGATGCACTGGAAAAAGAGATTGATTATACGGCGGCAAAGTTTTATCACAAGCATTTAAATTCCATTTATATCGGTGGCGGAACGCCGACAACATTAGAGCCTTATCAGTTAGACCGTCTGATCCGTAAAATCAAATGTAGTTTTGATTTGTCAGACTGTCTTGAATTTACCGTGGAGGCCGGCAGACCGGACAGTATCACGAGAGAAAAATTAGAGGTGCTGCACAAATGGGGAATCACACGAATTTCCATCAATCCGCAGACCATGCAGCAGAGAACGCTCGACCTGATCGGAAGGCGCCATTCGGTAGAACAGACTGTGGAAAGTTTTAAGATCGCAAGAGAACTTGGATTTGATGATATTAATATGGATCTCATTATGGGACTGCCGGAAGAATCTTTAGAGGACGTACGCGATACATTAGAGCAGATCATGCAGCTAAAGCCGGACAATCTGACCGTTCACTCTCTGGCACTAAAACGCGCGGCGCGCTTAAATATGTTCAAGGAAGACTATAAAGATTATAAGATGGTCAACACGCAGGAACATATGGACCTGACCGCTTCCTATGCGAAGAAGATGGACCTGTTCCCTTATTATCTGTACCGCCAGAAGGGAATGGCGGGAAACCTTGAGAATGTCGGTTATGCGAAAGAAGGAAAAGCGGGAGTTTATAATATTCTGATCATGGAAGAGAAACAGACCATCGTAGCTTGCGGAGCCGGAGCTTCCACAAAACGTGTCTGGACAGAACCAAATCCGGACGGCACTCATCGGATCGAACGATGCGAGAATGTCAAGGATGTCGGGCAGTATATCGAGAGAATTGATGAGATGATTGAGCGGAAGCAGAAACTTTTTGCAGAAGAATAA
- a CDS encoding helix-turn-helix domain-containing protein → MDLVKIGSYIAEKRKKLGMTQKQLAEKLGKSDKSVSKWERGICLPDVSVYLELCEILGISLNEFLAGEDIEVTNVEKKSEDTLIQISKDSSHKQRYLKKIIAVLLIAVGVFVITLGIMVCNKLRQPQNYIEAVDPDSVEMKTAELLSGIDGTMMFRYNSKDTFQALYVYLSEYHSGKRVSHKRVLELSYEDVKSAKKGLIVITPDFDNFTAKLIAADEYSKYMTETPILEGVANREYYGRSATSIENKSTIEYGTEQGLAALIYGEQGVSSLPIQDITGEYIDTDNEYMYYYSAEFVK, encoded by the coding sequence ATGGACCTTGTGAAAATCGGAAGCTATATTGCAGAAAAAAGAAAAAAACTTGGTATGACTCAAAAACAGCTTGCTGAGAAACTGGGTAAGAGTGATAAGTCAGTTTCCAAATGGGAACGTGGGATTTGTTTACCAGATGTGTCTGTGTATTTAGAATTATGTGAAATATTAGGCATCAGTCTAAATGAATTTTTGGCAGGTGAAGATATTGAGGTAACTAATGTAGAAAAAAAATCGGAAGATACACTGATACAGATATCAAAAGATAGTAGTCATAAACAGCGTTATTTAAAGAAGATTATTGCTGTACTTCTTATTGCTGTGGGAGTATTTGTTATTACTCTTGGAATCATGGTATGTAATAAATTGCGGCAACCACAAAATTATATAGAAGCAGTAGATCCGGATAGTGTAGAAATGAAAACGGCTGAATTGTTGTCCGGAATTGATGGAACCATGATGTTTCGATACAATTCAAAAGATACATTTCAAGCATTATACGTTTACTTATCAGAATATCATTCTGGAAAACGAGTTTCTCATAAACGAGTTTTGGAACTTTCCTATGAGGACGTGAAATCTGCAAAAAAAGGATTGATTGTCATCACTCCGGATTTTGATAATTTTACTGCAAAGCTTATTGCAGCAGATGAATATTCAAAATATATGACAGAAACGCCAATCTTGGAAGGTGTTGCAAACAGAGAATATTATGGAAGATCTGCGACCTCTATAGAGAACAAAAGCACGATAGAGTACGGAACAGAGCAAGGATTGGCAGCACTGATCTATGGCGAACAAGGAGTGAGTTCGTTGCCGATACAGGACATTACAGGAGAATACATAGATACAGATAATGAGTATATGTATTATTATTCGGCTGAGTTTGTAAAATAA
- a CDS encoding AraC family transcriptional regulator — protein MYLNTGYLNHSHMDFKDKSRPLIVGSCGTYRLSRHPKLPTYRPRGRLDYQIIYITAGCGHFHFDNVNNETIVPAGNIVLYRPKELQKYEYYGEDKTEVYWIHFTGSNVKNILRQYGFPDKERVFQVGTSNEYEQIFKRIIIELQRCQDNYEEMLVLLLRHLLISFHRELTREHILKNEYLDHEMDNAVTFFSENYNQNINIDDYAASRGMSVSWFIRNFKKYTGSTPMQFIVGIRINNAQMLLETTTYSINEISKIVGYDNQLYFSRLFHKLKGYSPREYRKLRNKF, from the coding sequence ATGTATTTGAACACCGGTTATTTGAACCACTCACATATGGATTTCAAAGACAAAAGTCGTCCGCTGATTGTCGGTAGCTGTGGTACTTACCGTCTTTCCAGACATCCCAAACTTCCGACCTACCGTCCAAGGGGTCGTCTGGATTATCAGATTATATATATCACTGCTGGTTGTGGGCATTTTCATTTTGATAATGTAAATAATGAAACGATTGTTCCAGCCGGCAACATTGTACTGTACAGACCGAAAGAACTCCAAAAATATGAATATTACGGAGAAGATAAGACAGAAGTATACTGGATTCACTTCACAGGAAGCAATGTGAAAAATATCTTACGTCAATATGGGTTTCCGGATAAAGAACGTGTCTTTCAAGTGGGTACATCTAATGAATATGAACAAATTTTCAAACGTATCATTATCGAGCTCCAACGCTGTCAAGACAATTATGAGGAAATGCTTGTCCTTTTGCTACGTCATCTTCTGATCAGTTTCCACCGGGAACTGACAAGAGAGCACATATTAAAAAATGAATATCTTGATCATGAGATGGATAATGCTGTTACCTTTTTCAGTGAAAACTACAATCAAAATATCAATATTGATGATTATGCTGCCTCACGAGGCATGAGTGTCAGCTGGTTTATCCGAAATTTCAAAAAATATACCGGTTCTACACCAATGCAATTCATTGTGGGAATCCGCATCAACAATGCTCAGATGTTACTTGAAACAACAACTTATTCCATCAATGAGATTTCTAAGATTGTCGGATATGATAACCAGCTTTATTTCAGTCGGCTTTTTCACAAGTTGAAAGGATATTCGCCGAGAGAATACCGAAAGCTGAGAAACAAATTCTGA